A genomic region of Dactylococcopsis salina PCC 8305 contains the following coding sequences:
- a CDS encoding bifunctional ADP-dependent NAD(P)H-hydrate dehydratase/NAD(P)H-hydrate epimerase codes for MNERRCTDTIEHFVVSAKQMAAIEQRMFKAGMPVAALMEKVSGLITEKIMELYPLTVVSKIGVMVGPGHNGGDALVVARELYLKGYEVKLYRPLVKGKELTQAHYDYAISLRIPVSQAIEGLSECEVIIDGLFGFGMTRSLTGDLAAAVGAINHWSIPVISIDLPSGLDTDTGEVLGSAIEADYTFCLGLWKRAFFQDRSLPYLGKVELINFGIPLADVKAVLGEKEVIKTMSESVARSFLPLPRPLVTHKYKQGHLLIIAGSRQYAGGVILTGLGARGSGVGMVSIAAPTSLKSMLVTHLPEAIIMDCAETESVFGRGGIAELPTKAMEWDNYDAIVIGPGLTLEARLILPLVLEATTPLIIDADALNTIAQSDPMTALKSRSETTILTPHPGEFKRLFPQLVTETNDFITRTQIASEQTETTILLKGARSIIAGEGETWVIPESTPALARGGSGDVLAGLLGGLIAQSDRENISAASLTATAAVWHAQTGIIASKVHSDLGVDAFTLTQYLSRWIVSAS; via the coding sequence ATGAATGAGCGTAGATGTACAGATACTATTGAACACTTTGTTGTCAGTGCAAAGCAAATGGCCGCGATCGAGCAACGAATGTTTAAGGCGGGAATGCCTGTTGCTGCTTTGATGGAAAAGGTTTCAGGATTGATTACGGAAAAGATTATGGAGTTGTATCCTCTCACGGTTGTTTCTAAAATTGGGGTGATGGTGGGACCTGGACATAACGGCGGTGATGCGCTTGTGGTCGCTCGTGAGTTATATCTGAAAGGGTATGAGGTGAAGTTGTATCGTCCTCTTGTCAAGGGAAAGGAGTTAACTCAAGCGCATTACGATTATGCCATCAGTTTAAGGATTCCTGTGAGTCAAGCGATCGAAGGGTTAAGTGAATGTGAGGTGATCATTGATGGGTTATTTGGCTTTGGTATGACGCGATCGTTAACAGGGGATTTAGCGGCAGCAGTGGGAGCAATCAATCACTGGTCAATTCCTGTGATTAGTATTGATTTACCTTCGGGGTTAGATACCGATACAGGGGAGGTTTTAGGAAGCGCGATCGAAGCGGACTATACATTTTGTCTGGGATTATGGAAACGAGCTTTTTTTCAAGATAGGAGTCTTCCCTATCTGGGGAAAGTCGAGTTAATCAATTTTGGGATTCCCCTAGCAGATGTGAAAGCGGTTTTAGGGGAGAAAGAAGTGATCAAAACCATGAGTGAGAGTGTGGCTCGATCGTTTCTGCCGCTACCGCGTCCCCTTGTTACCCACAAATACAAACAAGGACATTTATTAATCATCGCTGGTTCTCGCCAATATGCTGGAGGCGTAATTCTCACGGGATTAGGCGCTCGTGGGAGTGGTGTGGGAATGGTGAGTATTGCCGCACCGACGAGCTTAAAATCCATGTTAGTCACCCATCTTCCCGAAGCGATTATTATGGATTGTGCAGAAACCGAATCGGTGTTCGGTCGGGGTGGAATTGCAGAATTGCCGACAAAAGCTATGGAGTGGGACAATTATGATGCGATCGTTATTGGTCCGGGGTTAACCTTAGAAGCGAGATTGATTCTCCCTCTGGTTTTAGAAGCAACAACGCCTTTAATCATTGATGCTGATGCCTTAAACACGATCGCGCAATCCGACCCAATGACGGCTCTAAAGTCTCGTTCTGAGACAACAATCCTCACGCCACATCCTGGAGAGTTCAAACGTTTATTTCCGCAACTGGTGACGGAAACCAATGATTTCATCACCAGAACTCAAATTGCATCGGAACAAACCGAAACCACAATTCTTCTCAAAGGGGCAAGAAGCATTATTGCAGGTGAGGGAGAAACTTGGGTAATTCCAGAAAGTACCCCCGCTTTAGCGAGAGGGGGAAGCGGCGATGTCTTGGCGGGATTATTAGGCGGATTAATTGCTCAATCCGATCGGGAAAACATTTCTGCGGCGAGTCTCACCGCAACCGCAGCGGTATGGCACGCGCAAACTGGGATTATCGCCAGTAAAGTCCACAGTGATTTGGGAGTAGATGCCTTTACCCTCACCCAATATCTCAGTCGGTGGATAGTTAGTGCCTCCTGA
- a CDS encoding UPF0175 family protein, whose product MQVTIDLPEEIGQQLTKKWENLPQKVLESLAIEGYREGVLTSAQVQEILKLESRWITEKFLSESHAYLDYAEQEYQEDINTLSQLFKE is encoded by the coding sequence ATGCAAGTAACAATTGATCTTCCTGAAGAAATTGGACAACAATTAACAAAAAAATGGGAGAACTTACCTCAAAAAGTGTTAGAATCCCTAGCAATTGAAGGTTATCGTGAAGGGGTGCTAACTTCTGCACAAGTTCAGGAAATTCTGAAGCTAGAATCTCGTTGGATAACTGAAAAATTTCTTAGTGAATCTCACGCTTATTTAGATTATGCAGAACAAGAGTATCAAGAAGATATAAATACTCTATCTCAACTTTTTAAGGAATGA
- a CDS encoding DUF4384 domain-containing protein, whose translation MGTQTEAVKSAVMRLVPKLKTLLAAKLCRLTVNDGSSRLGLRATLETVSATEETTPVISQETFRYRQGKEFFFDTQSLPYALAGAFPQIATGTQIQYRLENISDRSIYCLLFGVDSGANPLCFYSPDSSSVTDPSQSTQPLQNLKLSPGEVRVIPKTNASYKWRIPGPTGLSEIYLLGSSQPFTQTLKVLSQIPRSKGQGERIIDLSDPLKVVQAIQSDLQTASNVPSEVTNGDNNVYALNVNCWTTLSFVYQVV comes from the coding sequence GTGGGAACGCAAACCGAAGCGGTAAAATCAGCAGTGATGCGTTTAGTCCCGAAATTAAAAACGCTTTTAGCGGCGAAATTATGTCGTTTAACCGTCAATGATGGGTCATCTCGGTTAGGATTAAGAGCAACTTTAGAAACCGTTTCCGCTACAGAAGAAACCACTCCTGTGATTAGTCAAGAGACCTTTCGCTATCGTCAAGGGAAAGAGTTTTTCTTTGATACTCAATCTTTACCTTATGCCTTAGCTGGGGCGTTTCCTCAGATTGCTACAGGAACACAGATTCAATATCGTTTAGAGAATATCAGCGATCGATCGATTTATTGTTTGCTTTTCGGCGTTGATTCTGGGGCAAATCCTTTGTGTTTTTATTCTCCCGATTCTTCCTCCGTCACTGATCCCTCTCAAAGCACCCAACCGTTACAAAACTTAAAATTATCTCCTGGAGAAGTACGGGTGATTCCGAAAACCAATGCTTCCTATAAATGGCGCATTCCCGGACCGACAGGTTTATCAGAAATTTATCTACTCGGTAGTAGTCAACCCTTCACGCAAACTCTAAAAGTATTATCTCAAATTCCTCGATCGAAAGGACAAGGAGAACGAATCATTGATTTATCTGATCCCTTAAAAGTCGTACAAGCGATACAGTCAGACTTACAAACAGCAAGTAATGTCCCCAGCGAAGTCACGAATGGTGATAATAATGTTTACGCCCTTAATGTCAATTGTTGGACAACCTTGAGTTTTGTGTATCAAGTGGTTTAG
- a CDS encoding DUF3368 domain-containing protein has product MIVVADTSPICYLILIGEIKVIYSLFDSLYLPQAVYDELNDEGTPQVVKEWLQQLPQQVRVIASSEIKVASLSHLHRGEYEAILLAEIIKAELIIIDEKAGRKSAKQRGLNVTGLLGILKLASNKNLINFTTAIEQLKATNFRVSSSLLQSLLEQ; this is encoded by the coding sequence ATGATTGTTGTTGCGGATACCTCACCCATTTGCTACCTGATTTTAATCGGAGAGATTAAGGTTATTTATTCTTTGTTTGACTCTCTCTATCTTCCTCAAGCGGTGTATGATGAGCTAAACGATGAAGGAACGCCGCAAGTGGTTAAGGAGTGGCTACAGCAACTACCTCAACAGGTGAGAGTCATTGCTTCTAGTGAAATTAAAGTTGCTAGTTTATCTCATTTGCATCGAGGAGAATATGAAGCCATCCTTTTAGCTGAAATCATTAAAGCAGAATTGATTATTATCGATGAAAAGGCTGGAAGAAAAAGTGCTAAACAACGAGGCTTGAATGTAACTGGATTACTGGGAATTCTTAAGTTAGCGTCAAATAAAAATTTAATTAACTTTACTACAGCAATCGAACAGTTAAAAGCGACTAATTTCCGAGTGTCATCTAGTTTATTACAGTCACTGTTAGAACAGTAA
- a CDS encoding VOC family protein, which yields MGVTRYLHTAILVSDLKASEAFYSEVLELPKAERSLKFPGVWYQVGDDQIHLIEDANWKTTPVNREKWGRNPHIAFAVDDLELIKTRLREGGYPLQSSASGRAALFTKDPDGNIVELSAE from the coding sequence ATGGGAGTCACTCGTTATCTCCACACCGCAATCCTCGTTTCTGATTTAAAAGCCTCAGAAGCGTTTTATTCGGAAGTGTTAGAGTTGCCGAAAGCAGAACGTTCCTTGAAGTTTCCTGGAGTTTGGTATCAGGTGGGAGATGATCAGATTCATCTGATTGAAGATGCAAACTGGAAAACAACACCAGTGAATAGAGAAAAATGGGGGCGTAATCCTCACATTGCTTTTGCGGTGGATGATTTAGAGTTGATTAAAACTCGTTTGCGAGAAGGGGGTTATCCCTTACAAAGTAGTGCTTCTGGTCGTGCGGCTTTGTTTACAAAAGACCCCGATGGGAATATTGTTGAACTCAGTGCAGAATGA
- a CDS encoding energy-coupling factor ABC transporter ATP-binding protein has protein sequence MTEAAIAVKKINFGWQSQELILKDCSLEIPRGEFWMLLGNNGSGKSTLLRILAGLLSPQSGECYVEQPLGFVFQNPDHQLVMPTVGADVAFGLVSENLNWIEKRDRVQEALSAVNLGGWERRPIYALSGGQKQRIAIAGAIARHCPVLLLDEPTALLDPDTQQELVEQVRSLVKTRGLTALWITHRLEELDYCDRALILERGQITKQGTPQELKTYVSSVSSA, from the coding sequence GTGACAGAAGCCGCTATTGCCGTAAAAAAGATTAATTTCGGTTGGCAATCTCAAGAATTGATTTTGAAAGATTGTTCTTTAGAGATTCCGCGCGGAGAATTTTGGATGCTATTGGGGAACAATGGCAGTGGGAAATCAACCCTCCTGCGGATTTTAGCAGGGTTATTGAGTCCACAGAGCGGAGAGTGTTATGTAGAACAGCCGTTAGGATTCGTGTTCCAAAATCCCGATCATCAGTTAGTGATGCCAACAGTGGGAGCAGATGTTGCCTTTGGCTTGGTGTCAGAAAACTTAAATTGGATCGAAAAGCGCGATCGCGTCCAAGAAGCATTAAGCGCCGTTAATCTCGGCGGTTGGGAAAGACGACCGATTTACGCCTTGAGTGGCGGACAAAAACAACGGATTGCCATTGCAGGAGCGATCGCGCGGCATTGTCCCGTCTTATTATTAGATGAACCCACCGCATTATTAGACCCCGACACCCAACAAGAATTAGTAGAACAAGTGCGCTCATTGGTCAAAACTCGGGGTTTAACCGCCCTTTGGATTACTCACCGTTTAGAAGAACTAGATTATTGCGATCGAGCCTTGATTTTAGAACGAGGTCAAATCACAAAACAAGGAACGCCACAGGAATTAAAAACCTATGTCAGTTCGGTATCATCTGCATAA
- the trmH gene encoding tRNA (guanosine(18)-2'-O)-methyltransferase TrmH — protein MGETKPVLPRRYHRLRDVLNRRQTDLTVLLEDVHKPHNFSAIIRTCDAVGVFAAHGVYNEGDVPAFSETAKGSEKWVDIHTHPDLETAVNHLKAQNFTLYATHLTENALDYRTIDYTKPSCILFGAEKWGVSTEAMALVDQAIYIPMLGMVQSLNVSVAAAVILFEAQRQRLNAGFYDHSRFEPEVRDRILFQWTYPNLANAYDRAGKPYPPLGEDGTILTDVDSMEETKPNNHQT, from the coding sequence ATGGGTGAAACCAAACCAGTGCTTCCTCGACGTTACCACCGACTCCGCGACGTTTTGAACCGACGACAAACCGATTTAACTGTCCTTTTGGAAGATGTCCACAAACCCCACAATTTCTCAGCGATTATCCGCACCTGTGACGCTGTGGGTGTATTCGCGGCGCATGGGGTGTATAACGAAGGAGATGTTCCCGCATTCAGTGAAACCGCCAAAGGAAGCGAAAAATGGGTTGATATCCACACTCATCCCGATTTAGAAACCGCAGTCAATCATCTGAAAGCGCAGAACTTTACCCTCTATGCAACCCATCTCACGGAGAATGCTCTCGACTATCGCACCATTGACTATACTAAACCGTCCTGTATTCTCTTTGGCGCAGAAAAATGGGGAGTCAGCACAGAAGCAATGGCACTTGTGGATCAAGCGATTTATATTCCGATGTTGGGGATGGTGCAATCTTTAAATGTTTCCGTAGCAGCAGCAGTGATTCTCTTTGAAGCCCAACGACAGCGACTGAATGCTGGTTTCTATGACCATTCTCGTTTTGAACCAGAAGTGCGCGATCGTATCTTATTCCAATGGACTTACCCTAATTTAGCCAACGCATACGATCGAGCAGGAAAACCCTATCCCCCTCTCGGAGAAGACGGCACCATCCTCACCGATGTCGATTCGATGGAGGAAACGAAACCCAACAACCATCAAACGTAG
- a CDS encoding recombinase family protein: MTVFAYCYSDPLLDSPEEKYDWGRTIDRVYHDRGGRQEWEQLLVDCGLTPPDVILVRSWGELGENLDAVKSSIEQLEALSCKIVAVADEKLDHQHLFDFIASLHQQQRRRQLERGHAKNRLNAQPPPGKAPYGYRRGKEKYILDRSTAPVVKDFFEHFLLYGSLRGAVRYLERRYGKKISVATGRHWLTNPSYRGDLGYKNGDVIPNTHIPILTRDEAAQIDRLLRRNRKLPPRTASAPRSLAGLVVCGSCQCPLRITQVTMRSKKREYLYLRPHHCPHSPQCQGIPYQAVLSSSIDRVCEELPQAVAKMNSEGLGEQKQALESKIQGLQEILAQVSQLETHGVLDAETAQLRRYKIRTEIAAYQSQIAQSPPENLSAIAQTVSLRQFWLDLSESERRFYFREFIQRIEIFYQTPSKWELNLVFFI; this comes from the coding sequence ATGACGGTTTTTGCTTATTGCTACAGTGATCCGCTTCTGGATTCTCCTGAAGAAAAGTATGATTGGGGAAGAACGATCGATCGCGTTTACCATGATCGGGGAGGGAGACAAGAATGGGAACAACTTTTAGTCGATTGTGGGTTAACGCCACCCGATGTGATTTTGGTTCGCAGTTGGGGAGAGTTAGGAGAAAATTTAGACGCGGTGAAAAGCTCGATCGAACAACTGGAAGCATTGAGTTGTAAAATTGTAGCAGTTGCCGATGAGAAATTAGATCATCAGCATTTGTTTGATTTTATTGCCTCTCTCCACCAACAACAGCGTCGTCGTCAACTGGAAAGAGGACACGCCAAGAATCGTTTGAATGCTCAACCGCCACCAGGGAAAGCGCCCTATGGTTATCGTAGAGGAAAAGAGAAATATATTCTCGATCGTAGCACCGCACCCGTCGTTAAGGATTTTTTTGAACACTTCCTTCTCTATGGATCATTACGCGGCGCAGTACGCTATTTAGAACGTCGGTATGGGAAAAAAATTTCTGTTGCTACGGGTCGTCATTGGTTGACGAATCCCAGCTATCGGGGAGACTTGGGCTACAAAAACGGAGACGTGATTCCTAACACCCATATTCCGATTTTAACCAGAGACGAAGCCGCACAGATCGATCGATTGCTGAGACGAAATCGTAAACTGCCACCCCGCACCGCCAGCGCCCCCCGTTCTTTAGCTGGATTAGTGGTTTGTGGAAGTTGCCAGTGTCCTTTGAGGATAACACAAGTGACGATGCGAAGTAAAAAGCGAGAATACTTATATTTACGTCCTCATCATTGTCCTCATTCCCCCCAGTGTCAAGGGATTCCGTATCAAGCGGTTTTAAGTTCTAGCATCGATCGCGTTTGTGAGGAATTACCGCAAGCTGTCGCCAAAATGAACTCAGAAGGGTTAGGGGAACAAAAACAGGCTTTAGAAAGCAAAATTCAGGGGTTACAAGAGATTTTAGCGCAGGTCTCCCAGTTAGAAACTCATGGGGTATTAGATGCTGAAACGGCACAACTGCGACGTTATAAAATACGCACTGAAATTGCGGCATATCAAAGTCAGATTGCACAATCTCCCCCTGAAAACCTTAGCGCGATCGCGCAGACAGTTTCCTTGCGACAATTCTGGTTAGACTTATCAGAATCGGAACGGCGGTTTTACTTCCGAGAGTTCATCCAACGCATAGAGATATTTTACCAAACCCCCTCAAAATGGGAACTGAATCTCGTTTTCTTTATTTAA
- a CDS encoding caspase family protein, with protein MGIERRKFLQQTGLALLAWGVNGQIKLSFPPSLRRKILQQTQVLASGRGRKLALLVGINQYNGNNLKGCITDVEQQEELLRYRFGFQPQDILTLKNSAATRNQIITAFQEHLIKQAKPDDIIVVHFSG; from the coding sequence ATGGGTATTGAGCGACGTAAATTTCTACAACAAACTGGACTAGCCTTATTAGCGTGGGGTGTAAATGGACAAATCAAACTGTCCTTCCCTCCCTCACTGAGAAGAAAGATATTACAACAAACTCAAGTCTTAGCCAGTGGTAGGGGGAGAAAACTCGCCTTATTAGTGGGAATCAATCAATATAACGGAAATAATCTCAAAGGTTGTATTACCGACGTAGAACAACAAGAAGAACTCTTACGATATCGGTTTGGGTTTCAACCGCAAGACATCCTCACCCTCAAAAATAGCGCCGCCACCCGTAATCAGATTATTACCGCATTCCAAGAACATTTAATCAAACAAGCGAAGCCAGACGATATCATCGTCGTTCATTTCAGTGGCTGA